In Vagococcus hydrophili, one DNA window encodes the following:
- a CDS encoding IreB family regulatory phosphoprotein: MSFSDETMSFDFNDNNKKEVSETLAIVYQALEEKGYNPINQIVGYLLSGDPAYIPRYQDARNLIRRHERDEIMEELVKDYLSHYGIDAR, translated from the coding sequence ATGAGCTTTTCAGATGAAACAATGAGCTTTGATTTTAATGATAATAATAAAAAAGAAGTAAGTGAAACACTAGCGATTGTGTACCAAGCATTAGAAGAAAAAGGGTACAATCCAATCAATCAAATCGTGGGTTATTTATTATCTGGTGACCCTGCGTACATTCCACGTTATCAAGATGCACGTAACTTAATCAGACGTCATGAACGTGACGAAATTATGGAAGAATTAGTGAAAGATTACCTATCTCACTATGGAATTGACGCTAGATGA
- the ruvX gene encoding Holliday junction resolvase RuvX, with product MRTMGLDVGSKTVGVAVSDPLGWTAQGIEIIRIDEANGVFGIERVAELVKEYSVTQFVVGLPKNMNNTIGPRAEASMAYGELLTAEFNLPIIYQDERLTTVQAERMLVEQANASRAKRKKVIDKVAAVMILQNYLDAKM from the coding sequence ATGAGAACAATGGGACTAGATGTTGGATCAAAAACAGTCGGAGTGGCAGTTAGTGATCCATTAGGTTGGACAGCACAAGGAATTGAAATTATTCGAATTGATGAAGCAAATGGCGTATTTGGTATTGAACGTGTGGCTGAATTAGTGAAAGAGTACAGTGTGACCCAATTTGTGGTAGGACTTCCTAAAAATATGAACAATACAATAGGACCAAGAGCTGAAGCGTCAATGGCTTATGGTGAATTATTAACAGCAGAATTTAATTTACCAATTATTTATCAAGACGAGCGTTTAACAACAGTTCAAGCTGAACGAATGTTAGTCGAGCAGGCAAATGCTTCTCGAGCAAAACGTAAAAAAGTTATTGATAAAGTGGCTGCAGTAATGATTTTACAAAATTATTTAGATGCAAAAATGTAA
- a CDS encoding sortase domain-bontaining protein, whose amino-acid sequence MFLKKIKWVMIPLSLFVAVREGYHSYVEVKDVEDKIVMKEDAPEAEILLVDQEPTQSSEKIHLEPLEETTDVIEEETSNSSEVFEEEVPNSDRQTTATNNEEKKIEIEDKVEKIKQLMPMTMYIENQAITYQNGGTTYGQSIIDVDRNMVSTWGGAAVQSGDDGLSTHFIGHNPGVFSILFSVTIGAEIVVTDASGRPTSYTVTMSWEVDNSAINLRTGEDMWDIITGSSNGEAIVLQTCIDDYSNLILFAVK is encoded by the coding sequence ATGTTTTTAAAAAAAATTAAATGGGTTATGATTCCTCTGTCGTTGTTTGTCGCAGTAAGAGAAGGTTATCACAGTTACGTAGAAGTCAAAGACGTAGAAGATAAAATCGTTATGAAAGAAGATGCGCCAGAAGCAGAAATTTTACTGGTAGATCAAGAGCCAACACAAAGTAGCGAAAAAATTCATTTAGAACCTTTAGAGGAAACAACAGACGTAATAGAAGAGGAAACAAGCAATTCATCAGAAGTTTTTGAAGAGGAAGTTCCTAATTCAGATAGACAAACAACAGCTACAAATAATGAAGAAAAAAAGATAGAGATAGAAGATAAAGTAGAAAAAATAAAGCAGCTAATGCCTATGACGATGTATATAGAAAATCAAGCGATAACTTACCAAAACGGGGGAACCACTTATGGTCAATCAATTATAGATGTCGATCGTAATATGGTTTCGACATGGGGTGGTGCTGCCGTTCAAAGTGGAGATGATGGCTTATCAACTCACTTTATCGGGCATAATCCAGGTGTTTTTTCGATTCTTTTTTCAGTAACAATCGGGGCAGAAATTGTAGTAACGGATGCATCAGGTCGACCCACAAGCTATACTGTAACAATGAGTTGGGAAGTTGATAATAGTGCGATTAACCTTAGAACGGGTGAAGACATGTGGGACATCATCACAGGATCTAGTAATGGGGAAGCTATCGTATTACAAACGTGCATTGATGATTATTCTAATTTAATCTTATTTGCCGTGAAGTAA
- a CDS encoding DUF1292 domain-containing protein: protein MTDKHVHDENCNHDHDHIHDAEDLITLIDDEGNEVLFRIHLTIDGQEEYGKDYVLLYDASTPENEEVELLAYAYEQKDGDSEGRLTEIETEAEWEMIEEVFNTFEAEELDK, encoded by the coding sequence ATGACAGATAAACATGTACACGATGAAAATTGTAACCATGACCATGATCATATTCATGATGCAGAAGATTTAATTACTTTAATTGATGATGAGGGAAATGAAGTTTTATTCCGTATTCATTTAACAATCGACGGACAAGAAGAATATGGTAAAGATTACGTGTTACTATATGACGCAAGCACTCCTGAAAATGAAGAAGTTGAATTATTAGCTTATGCTTACGAACAAAAAGATGGCGATAGCGAAGGCCGTTTAACTGAAATCGAAACTGAAGCTGAATGGGAAATGATTGAAGAAGTTTTCAATACATTTGAAGCAGAAGAATTAGATAAATAA
- the rnhC gene encoding ribonuclease HIII has protein sequence MSQSVTIKASLETIKKMKATYQDKLIKTPPYAIFSAKLPKVTITAYQSGKVLFQGVTAEHESSNWEGVATQKKPSSVTTSDLPTDFANWSVVGSDEVGNGSYLGPVVVCATYAKTETLPLLKELGVKDSKMLTDPMIRKIAKDLVHVVPFRQLIVTPNKYNAIQPDYNVNRMKVALHNQALHLLLQDIAPEKPQGILIDQFTTEKSYRNYLKREPNPVTNNLYFKTKGEQYHLSVAAASIICRATFLDELDKASKELGFLVPSGAGVKSDQAAAKILKKGGISLLNDYAKLHFANTEKAKKIAFR, from the coding sequence ATGAGTCAATCAGTCACTATAAAAGCAAGCTTAGAAACAATCAAAAAAATGAAAGCAACTTACCAAGATAAATTAATCAAAACACCACCTTACGCTATCTTTTCTGCTAAATTGCCTAAAGTTACTATTACAGCCTATCAATCAGGAAAAGTTCTCTTTCAAGGAGTCACTGCTGAACATGAATCAAGTAATTGGGAAGGCGTTGCCACTCAAAAGAAACCAAGTAGTGTGACAACCAGTGATTTACCTACAGATTTTGCTAATTGGTCAGTCGTCGGAAGTGACGAAGTAGGAAACGGAAGCTACTTAGGTCCTGTTGTTGTCTGTGCCACCTATGCCAAAACTGAAACCCTGCCCCTTTTAAAAGAACTTGGGGTGAAAGATTCAAAAATGCTAACCGACCCAATGATTAGAAAAATTGCAAAGGATTTGGTCCATGTTGTGCCTTTCCGTCAATTGATTGTGACACCGAATAAATACAATGCCATTCAACCTGACTACAACGTCAACCGAATGAAAGTCGCTTTACATAATCAAGCATTACATTTACTTTTACAAGATATCGCCCCTGAGAAACCTCAAGGCATTTTGATTGATCAATTTACAACTGAAAAAAGTTACCGTAATTACTTGAAGAGAGAGCCTAATCCTGTCACAAATAATCTTTATTTCAAAACAAAAGGGGAGCAATATCATTTATCGGTTGCTGCCGCGTCAATTATCTGCCGAGCAACCTTTTTAGATGAACTAGATAAAGCAAGTAAAGAACTAGGTTTTCTTGTGCCATCTGGCGCTGGGGTTAAATCAGATCAAGCGGCAGCCAAAATCTTGAAAAAAGGCGGTATCTCTTTACTCAATGATTACGCCAAACTTCATTTTGCTAATACAGAAAAAGCTAAAAAAATCGCTTTTAGATAG
- a CDS encoding cell division protein ZapA yields MTQDEKKRYKAKIAGDAYTIIGNESHYHMDIVNDLANEQLELIMGHSPSLTREQAAILLAINTLSVQVKQQEVIIDQRNEINNLEQEVYKVMELEERLDKIAEREKEARQAVINENRKLTEDEMMNHIEVQKVLNQQVKEKIQRNNHQKKGEEVK; encoded by the coding sequence GTGACGCAAGATGAAAAGAAAAGATATAAGGCTAAAATTGCAGGAGATGCGTATACCATCATTGGCAATGAAAGTCACTACCACATGGATATAGTTAATGACTTAGCGAATGAACAACTCGAGCTTATCATGGGACACTCCCCAAGCTTAACTAGAGAACAAGCTGCGATACTTTTAGCTATTAATACATTATCTGTCCAAGTGAAGCAACAAGAAGTGATTATTGATCAACGAAACGAAATCAATAATTTAGAACAAGAAGTATACAAAGTAATGGAATTAGAAGAACGACTTGATAAAATTGCCGAGCGTGAAAAAGAAGCGAGGCAAGCTGTGATTAATGAAAACAGAAAACTAACAGAAGATGAGATGATGAATCACATAGAAGTTCAAAAAGTTCTCAATCAACAAGTTAAAGAAAAAATTCAACGCAACAATCACCAAAAAAAAGGTGAAGAAGTAAAATAA
- a CDS encoding CvpA family protein yields the protein MLTILIIFFLATSFYAGFRRGFLLQIVYGLGYTVSFIVARNMYKGLGKKLELLVPYPAPTAKTKLVLFDKSLVFDLDKAFYAGFAFVLILFIGWLLTRFIGMIAYRLTFIPVIKQGNELAGALLNTLLTLIGLTIFLTLLAMVPVDFIQNLFKKSSLARMLVESTPIVSNWLKDWWITKIIL from the coding sequence ATGTTAACAATTTTAATTATATTTTTTTTAGCAACAAGTTTTTATGCCGGCTTTCGTCGTGGTTTTCTGTTACAAATTGTTTATGGACTTGGTTATACAGTCTCATTCATTGTAGCTAGAAACATGTACAAAGGACTAGGTAAAAAATTAGAACTTTTAGTGCCTTATCCTGCCCCAACAGCTAAAACAAAATTAGTCCTATTTGATAAGAGTTTGGTGTTTGATTTAGATAAGGCTTTCTACGCGGGATTTGCTTTTGTTTTGATTCTATTTATTGGTTGGTTACTGACGCGTTTTATTGGGATGATAGCGTATCGTTTAACCTTTATCCCTGTGATCAAGCAAGGCAACGAACTAGCAGGCGCGTTACTAAACACATTACTGACTTTAATAGGCTTAACAATCTTTTTAACATTACTAGCCATGGTGCCGGTTGATTTTATTCAAAACTTGTTTAAGAAAAGCTCCCTAGCTCGTATGTTAGTCGAATCAACACCCATTGTTTCTAATTGGTTAAAAGATTGGTGGATTACGAAGATTATTCTATAA
- a CDS encoding endonuclease MutS2, translating into MNKKIIQTLEFDKVKQMLTQHIVTKLGEEHILQLTPLNDFEKIEEHLTETSDAFNILRLRGGIPIPVLENIKPHMKRIEIGATLNGLELAQVGRVLRTVTELQRFFEDLREIEIELERLYEWNDKMIALPEISKEIRIAIDEDGRVTDEASPELKGIRQSIKRSEQGVKEQLDSILRGGSSKYLSDNIVTMRNDRYVIPVKSEYRGQFGGVVHDQSASGQTVFVEPRQVVELNNKLRQHQIAERQEIERILAVLSNELDPYRQEILQNAFVLGKLDFINAKALFGKSIKGIVPELSQEKEVSLKQARHPLISSEKVVANDIIIGKDYQAIVITGPNTGGKTITLKTLGLLQLMGQAGLPIPAHEDSTIGVFSEVYADIGDEQSIEQNLSTFSSHMTNIVDILKHLDENSLVLFDELGAGTDPQEGAALAISILDQVGQTGSYVMATTHYPELKVYGYNRSGTINASMEFDVDTLSPTYRLLIGIPGRSNAFEISKRLGLSSLIIDQAKQIIDGESQDLNEMISDLENQRKMTETEYLEMRRHVDESEHLHHDLKEAYESFFEEREKELNKAKVKANEIVEEAEKKAEGLIQDIRQMQLRSHSSSNVKEHEFIDVKSQLSGLKHDEEHLTKNKVLKKAKEKKIFKVGDDVLVETFGQRGTLISKTGNKEWQVQLGILKMKISEDNMTLLAPEKEPVMRMTIKSDGGGSRSSVKTQLDLRGKRYEEAMAEVDQYIDAALMAGYPQVTIVHGRGTGAIKNGVQEYLRSHSRVKAFEYAPANQGGDGATIVSF; encoded by the coding sequence ATGAATAAAAAAATAATACAAACCTTAGAGTTTGATAAAGTGAAACAAATGTTAACTCAGCATATTGTGACTAAGTTAGGTGAGGAACACATTTTACAATTAACACCCCTTAATGATTTTGAGAAAATAGAAGAACATTTAACGGAAACAAGTGATGCTTTTAACATATTAAGATTACGAGGTGGCATTCCGATTCCTGTGTTAGAAAACATAAAACCACACATGAAACGAATTGAGATTGGTGCGACTTTAAACGGTCTTGAACTGGCACAAGTGGGGCGTGTTCTTAGAACTGTCACAGAACTTCAACGCTTTTTTGAAGATTTAAGAGAGATTGAGATTGAGTTAGAACGCTTGTATGAGTGGAACGACAAGATGATTGCTTTACCAGAAATCTCAAAAGAAATCAGAATAGCTATTGATGAAGATGGTCGCGTGACAGATGAAGCCTCTCCTGAGTTAAAAGGGATTCGTCAAAGTATTAAACGCAGCGAACAAGGTGTGAAAGAACAACTTGATAGTATCTTGCGCGGCGGTAGTAGTAAATATTTAAGTGATAACATTGTGACCATGAGAAATGATCGTTACGTGATTCCTGTTAAAAGTGAATACCGAGGTCAATTTGGTGGTGTGGTTCATGATCAAAGTGCCTCAGGTCAAACCGTTTTTGTGGAACCTAGACAAGTTGTTGAGTTGAACAATAAATTAAGACAACATCAAATTGCAGAACGCCAAGAAATTGAACGTATTTTAGCTGTTCTTTCCAATGAACTAGATCCATACCGTCAAGAAATCTTACAAAATGCGTTTGTTTTAGGAAAACTTGATTTTATTAATGCCAAGGCTTTATTTGGAAAAAGTATCAAAGGAATTGTTCCAGAATTAAGTCAGGAGAAGGAAGTCTCGTTAAAACAAGCCAGACATCCCTTAATTTCTTCTGAAAAAGTAGTAGCTAATGACATTATCATTGGGAAAGACTACCAAGCAATCGTCATTACGGGACCTAACACGGGTGGTAAAACGATTACCCTAAAAACTCTAGGACTACTTCAATTAATGGGGCAAGCTGGATTACCAATTCCAGCTCATGAAGACAGTACAATTGGTGTCTTTTCAGAAGTGTATGCAGATATCGGTGATGAACAATCTATCGAACAAAATCTAAGTACCTTCTCATCTCACATGACCAACATTGTGGATATCTTAAAACATTTAGATGAAAACAGCTTGGTTCTCTTTGATGAGTTAGGTGCCGGAACAGACCCACAAGAAGGAGCGGCTTTAGCGATTTCGATTTTAGATCAAGTGGGTCAAACGGGATCATACGTTATGGCAACCACCCATTATCCTGAGTTAAAAGTTTACGGTTATAACCGTTCAGGAACGATTAATGCCAGTATGGAATTTGATGTGGACACACTTAGCCCAACGTATCGATTATTAATCGGGATTCCTGGACGAAGTAATGCCTTTGAAATTTCGAAGCGTTTAGGTTTATCTAGTTTAATTATTGATCAAGCCAAACAAATTATTGACGGTGAGAGCCAAGATTTAAATGAGATGATTTCTGATTTAGAAAATCAACGTAAGATGACCGAAACGGAGTATTTAGAAATGCGCCGTCATGTGGATGAGTCTGAACATTTACATCATGACTTAAAAGAAGCTTATGAATCATTCTTTGAAGAGCGTGAAAAAGAATTAAATAAAGCTAAAGTCAAAGCCAATGAAATTGTTGAAGAAGCTGAGAAAAAGGCTGAAGGTTTAATTCAAGATATCAGACAAATGCAACTTAGAAGTCATTCTTCAAGTAATGTGAAAGAACACGAATTTATTGATGTGAAATCACAATTGTCAGGCTTGAAACATGACGAAGAACATTTAACTAAAAATAAAGTCTTAAAAAAAGCCAAAGAGAAGAAAATTTTCAAAGTAGGCGATGATGTCTTAGTTGAAACGTTTGGTCAAAGAGGAACATTGATCAGTAAGACAGGCAACAAAGAGTGGCAAGTTCAATTAGGCATCTTGAAGATGAAAATTTCTGAAGATAATATGACCCTTTTAGCTCCTGAAAAAGAACCGGTGATGCGCATGACCATAAAAAGTGATGGCGGTGGCAGTCGTAGTTCAGTGAAAACACAACTTGATTTACGTGGAAAACGTTATGAAGAAGCAATGGCAGAAGTCGATCAATACATCGATGCCGCATTGATGGCTGGTTATCCTCAAGTAACGATTGTTCATGGTCGCGGAACAGGTGCCATTAAAAATGGAGTCCAAGAGTATTTAAGAAGTCATTCACGTGTGAAAGCATTCGAATATGCGCCGGCTAATCAAGGTGGCGACGGGGCAACAATTGTTAGTTTTTAA
- the trxA gene encoding thioredoxin, with product MLLPITDQEFTEETAEGLVMAQFWAPWCGPCRMQSPILEQVSENYVDQIKFVKINVDENPETSQKYGIMSIPNMILLKDGELVENIVGLHQKEQLKMILDKHL from the coding sequence ATGTTATTACCAATTACAGATCAAGAATTTACAGAAGAAACAGCTGAAGGTTTAGTTATGGCTCAGTTTTGGGCACCTTGGTGTGGACCATGTCGTATGCAAAGTCCAATTCTAGAACAAGTTTCAGAAAATTATGTGGACCAAATTAAATTTGTTAAAATCAACGTGGATGAAAATCCAGAAACAAGCCAAAAATACGGTATCATGAGCATTCCAAACATGATTCTTTTAAAAGACGGCGAATTAGTTGAAAACATCGTTGGTTTACATCAAAAAGAACAATTAAAAATGATTTTAGATAAACATTTGTAA